A genomic region of Chryseobacterium sp. KACC 21268 contains the following coding sequences:
- a CDS encoding alpha/beta hydrolase: MNILKRNNVIVRGSGNDIMMFAHGFGCDQNMWRFVYPAFEDRYKIILFDHVGAGNSDLSAYSYEKYDNLEGYATDIIEIANELNVKDGIFVGHSVSAIMGLIAANKAPEIFKTLILVSPSPSYINDKDYIGGFSKSEINELLDSMNKNHLGWSMSIAPVIMGNPEREELTEELANSFCKTDPEIAKHFAKTTFLTDKREILKHTKVSVLILQCSSDIIAPVEVGHYMNKQILGSKLVVMDATGHCPNLSAPEETIRSINNFLYA, encoded by the coding sequence ATGAATATCCTTAAGAGAAATAATGTTATTGTACGTGGAAGCGGTAACGATATAATGATGTTTGCTCATGGATTTGGTTGCGACCAAAATATGTGGCGTTTTGTGTATCCCGCTTTTGAAGATCGCTACAAAATTATTCTGTTTGACCATGTGGGTGCCGGAAACTCTGACCTCTCAGCATATTCTTATGAAAAGTACGACAATCTTGAAGGATATGCCACAGATATTATAGAAATAGCTAATGAATTAAATGTTAAAGACGGGATTTTTGTCGGACATTCTGTAAGTGCGATAATGGGACTCATAGCTGCCAATAAAGCGCCTGAGATTTTTAAAACTTTAATTTTGGTTAGTCCTTCCCCTTCTTATATCAACGATAAGGATTACATTGGCGGATTCAGCAAAAGCGAAATCAACGAACTCCTAGATTCTATGAACAAGAATCATTTGGGATGGTCTATGTCCATAGCGCCAGTCATTATGGGCAATCCAGAGAGAGAAGAGCTCACGGAAGAACTTGCTAACAGCTTTTGCAAGACAGATCCGGAGATCGCTAAGCACTTTGCAAAGACAACCTTTCTGACAGATAAACGGGAGATTTTAAAACACACCAAAGTCTCTGTTCTCATCTTACAGTGCAGCAGTGATATCATTGCCCCTGTAGAAGTAGGCCATTATATGAACAAGCAAATCCTCGGAAGTAAACTGGTTGTGATGGACGCTACAGGACATTGCCCCAACTTAAGTGCTCCAGAAGAGACCATCCGCTCGATTAACAATTTTCTATATGCCTAA
- a CDS encoding cupin domain-containing protein, whose amino-acid sequence MEKSKQYIVTAVISIMTYQSLSAQKVSAKQEQPVYTIENCVNAFDLSRTKETKSGFQYWFADKNFTQENTLKMSIVAPGKSTHPPHRHPEEELFYILEGTATFYLDGKTVEVRPNTSLYCPPNSEHGISNSGINDLKYLVIKKDLR is encoded by the coding sequence ATGGAAAAATCAAAGCAATACATAGTAACCGCAGTGATCAGCATAATGACGTATCAATCTCTATCAGCACAAAAGGTGTCGGCAAAGCAAGAACAACCCGTTTACACCATAGAAAATTGTGTGAATGCGTTTGATCTGTCAAGGACCAAGGAAACTAAATCAGGCTTTCAATATTGGTTTGCGGATAAAAATTTCACGCAAGAGAATACGCTGAAGATGAGCATTGTGGCGCCTGGAAAATCCACACACCCGCCCCATCGTCATCCTGAGGAGGAATTATTTTATATTCTTGAGGGAACAGCAACATTTTATCTGGACGGTAAAACGGTTGAAGTGAGGCCAAATACAAGTTTATACTGTCCTCCTAATTCTGAACATGGCATCAGTAATTCCGGAATAAACGATTTAAAGTATCTGGTCATTAAAAAGGATCTGCGTTAA
- a CDS encoding pyridoxal phosphate-dependent aminotransferase — protein MTEKYNFDEIVSRRRTDSVKWDLAKDDVLPMWVADMDFKTAPEITEVIVEKVSQGVFGYGLVPANFFDAIIHWWKEIHQFSIKKEWILPGAGMIPTLSAILRTYVKPDENIIIQPPVYNHFYNFFENCEFGVVENNLIYNNGTYEIDFNDLELKASDSKAKVLLLCNPHNPVGRVWKRNELEKIAEICAKHQVMVVSDEIHADLVYEGHQHIPFASVAENYDLESVTCGSPCKTFNLAGLPISYVISQNVEILNKIHKTFEIQETSYPNPIAATALIAAYQNGNNWLDELKIYLSENYQYLLQFIKENLPEIKVLPLEGTYLVWLDCQSLNKTSDDLSKILLEDEKLWVNSGTMYGKAGEGFLRINIACTKANLADGLNRLRDFYHKISNSQIASKDFTS, from the coding sequence ATGACTGAAAAATATAATTTTGATGAAATCGTCAGCAGACGCAGAACCGATTCGGTAAAGTGGGATTTGGCAAAGGACGACGTTTTACCAATGTGGGTCGCAGATATGGACTTTAAAACTGCACCGGAAATTACAGAAGTAATTGTGGAAAAAGTGTCTCAAGGTGTTTTTGGTTACGGTCTTGTGCCAGCCAATTTTTTCGACGCCATTATCCATTGGTGGAAAGAGATTCATCAGTTTAGTATCAAAAAAGAATGGATTCTGCCTGGTGCGGGAATGATTCCCACACTTTCCGCGATTTTAAGAACATATGTGAAACCTGATGAAAATATCATTATTCAGCCACCTGTTTACAATCATTTTTATAATTTCTTCGAAAACTGTGAATTTGGTGTGGTCGAAAATAATCTTATTTACAACAACGGAACTTACGAAATTGATTTTAATGATTTAGAATTAAAAGCATCCGATTCGAAGGCAAAAGTTCTGCTACTGTGTAATCCACATAATCCTGTGGGCAGAGTCTGGAAAAGAAATGAACTGGAAAAGATAGCGGAAATTTGCGCTAAACATCAGGTAATGGTGGTGTCAGACGAAATCCACGCTGACCTGGTTTATGAAGGTCATCAACATATTCCTTTCGCTTCTGTCGCTGAAAATTACGACCTGGAATCTGTGACTTGCGGTTCGCCCTGTAAAACCTTTAATCTTGCGGGTTTGCCGATTTCGTATGTCATTTCTCAAAACGTCGAAATTTTAAATAAGATCCATAAAACTTTTGAAATTCAGGAGACGAGTTACCCAAATCCTATCGCGGCCACCGCATTGATTGCTGCTTACCAAAACGGAAATAATTGGTTAGATGAATTGAAAATTTATCTCAGTGAAAATTATCAGTATCTTTTACAATTCATCAAAGAAAATCTTCCTGAAATCAAAGTTCTTCCTTTAGAAGGAACCTATCTGGTCTGGTTAGACTGTCAGTCATTGAATAAAACGTCTGATGATTTGTCTAAAATTTTATTGGAAGACGAGAAACTGTGGGTCAATTCAGGAACAATGTATGGCAAAGCGGGCGAAGGATTTTTGAGAATCAATATCGCCTGTACAAAAGCAAATCTAGCTGATGGACTGAATCGATTGAGAGATTTCTATCACAAAATTTCAAATTCCCAGATTGCTTCAAAGGATTTTACCTCATAG
- a CDS encoding O-acetyl-ADP-ribose deacetylase, translating into MSMITIIKGDITKVSADAIVNAANSSLLGGGGVDGAIHKAGGPEILEDCRKIIAREGGCRTGQAVITTAGRLPAKYVIHTVGPVWNDGFSNEKEKLKNCYQNSLSLAVENHCTSIAFPNISTGIYGYPKEQAAVIAIKTVKDFLDNNPLLEVIFVSFDDESEQILKSVLKNN; encoded by the coding sequence ATGTCAATGATAACAATAATAAAGGGAGATATCACAAAAGTGAGTGCGGATGCCATTGTAAATGCTGCAAATTCGTCATTGCTTGGAGGCGGAGGTGTTGACGGTGCAATCCATAAAGCAGGCGGTCCAGAAATTCTGGAAGACTGCAGAAAGATCATCGCGAGAGAAGGTGGCTGTAGGACTGGACAGGCTGTAATTACTACTGCAGGCAGGTTGCCAGCAAAATATGTGATCCATACAGTTGGACCGGTGTGGAATGATGGGTTTTCAAATGAAAAAGAAAAGCTGAAGAACTGCTACCAAAACTCATTATCTCTGGCTGTGGAAAACCACTGTACATCTATAGCATTTCCAAATATCAGTACGGGTATCTACGGATATCCGAAAGAACAGGCTGCTGTTATCGCTATCAAAACGGTTAAAGATTTTTTAGACAACAATCCATTATTGGAAGTCATATTTGTTAGTTTTGATGATGAAAGTGAGCAGATTTTAAAATCAGTACTTAAAAATAACTGA
- a CDS encoding NAD(P)/FAD-dependent oxidoreductase — MKPYTENTIIIGGGFAGIEIAEKLLKSGYQSNIILIDKNNYNFFPPLLYQVATGFLDVSNISYPFRKFFRNHPNFLFRMGELLEIKPEENKIILNNGELTYSKLIIATGTVSNYFGNENIRKNALPMKTIDDAIHLKNTVLDRLEEASRTNDLQERKRLTTFVVAGGGPTGVEIAGMLSELKQNILLKDYPELNNVTFDIHLIDGLPTVLAPMSKASQEYATQSLQKMGINIKLGQLVKDYVDDVVYIADGTQIETKNLLWTAGVTALVFKGIPESSYGKGKRLMVDAYNKVQGTENIYALGDTSLMTADPAFPDSHPQLAQVAIQQATLLSKNLNAIAKGTAQKSFVYNDKGSMAIISRNRAVADLTSGPFKHFNGFFAWLIWVFVHLFSLINLRNKITTFFNWMNAYFTKDQPLRMIVNANQDK; from the coding sequence ATGAAACCTTATACAGAAAATACCATCATCATAGGCGGCGGCTTTGCCGGAATAGAAATCGCCGAAAAACTTCTAAAATCTGGCTATCAATCCAATATTATTTTAATTGATAAAAATAATTACAACTTCTTTCCACCCTTGCTCTATCAAGTAGCCACGGGATTTTTGGATGTTTCGAACATTAGCTATCCTTTTAGAAAATTCTTTAGGAATCATCCTAATTTTTTGTTCAGAATGGGAGAGCTTTTGGAAATCAAACCAGAAGAAAATAAAATCATTTTGAATAATGGCGAATTGACCTATTCGAAATTAATAATCGCCACTGGAACGGTAAGTAATTATTTTGGAAATGAAAATATCCGAAAAAATGCCTTACCGATGAAAACCATCGACGATGCTATCCATCTGAAAAATACAGTTTTGGATAGGCTGGAGGAAGCATCCAGAACAAACGACCTTCAAGAAAGAAAAAGACTTACAACTTTTGTTGTCGCAGGCGGCGGTCCTACAGGAGTAGAGATTGCTGGGATGCTGAGTGAACTCAAACAAAATATCCTCCTCAAAGATTACCCCGAGCTGAATAATGTTACATTTGACATCCACCTGATTGATGGTCTGCCAACGGTTCTCGCTCCGATGAGCAAAGCTTCTCAAGAGTACGCAACACAATCTTTGCAAAAAATGGGAATCAACATCAAATTGGGACAACTCGTCAAAGATTATGTGGATGACGTGGTCTACATTGCCGATGGAACTCAAATTGAAACAAAAAATCTGCTCTGGACTGCCGGCGTTACGGCGCTCGTTTTCAAGGGAATCCCTGAATCCAGCTATGGCAAAGGAAAACGACTGATGGTGGATGCTTACAACAAAGTGCAAGGAACAGAAAATATTTATGCATTGGGCGACACAAGTCTGATGACCGCGGACCCGGCGTTTCCTGATAGTCATCCGCAACTGGCCCAAGTCGCCATTCAGCAGGCGACTTTACTTTCAAAAAATCTGAATGCAATAGCAAAAGGAACTGCACAAAAATCTTTCGTTTACAATGATAAGGGTTCGATGGCAATTATCAGTAGAAATAGGGCGGTGGCAGACCTTACCTCTGGACCGTTCAAACATTTCAATGGATTTTTTGCGTGGTTGATCTGGGTTTTCGTGCACTTATTTTCGTTGATCAATCTTAGAAATAAGATCACGACATTCTTTAATTGGATGAATGCATACTTTACCAAAGACCAGCCTTTGCGAATGATTGTGAATGCAAATCAGGATAAGTAG
- a CDS encoding ABC transporter ATP-binding protein, translating into MITVDSVSKIFSGKPAVDNISFQANDKEILVLLGTSGCGKTTTLKMINRLIEADSGNILIDGKNIRDQKVEELRMGIGFVMQHSGLFPHYTIKQNIAVVPELLKWDTQKIQNRTEELLHKLHLPEDVLFRFPNELSGGQQQRVGIARALIANSPILLMDEPFGALDNITKADIHSEFKSLEELKNKTIILVTHDVQEAFELGQRICLMDKGKIIQTGTPQEILYRPKNDFVKDFFAENRLLLEYKVASLNNVKSFIDSKNLINEFQFTEETSVWNALQKLSSDHKNTDAYEILIKAFNDYRKLQIV; encoded by the coding sequence ATGATTACAGTAGATTCGGTTTCAAAAATTTTCAGCGGAAAACCAGCAGTGGATAATATTTCTTTTCAGGCCAATGATAAAGAGATATTGGTGCTCTTGGGAACGAGTGGTTGCGGAAAAACAACCACTTTGAAAATGATTAACCGCCTGATAGAAGCAGATTCGGGAAATATTTTGATTGACGGAAAAAATATCCGTGACCAAAAAGTGGAAGAGCTGAGAATGGGAATAGGTTTCGTGATGCAACATTCCGGATTGTTTCCGCATTATACGATTAAGCAAAACATCGCCGTTGTTCCGGAATTATTAAAATGGGACACGCAAAAAATTCAAAACAGAACAGAAGAGCTCCTGCACAAACTTCACCTTCCTGAAGATGTACTTTTCCGTTTTCCCAACGAATTAAGTGGTGGCCAACAGCAGAGAGTGGGAATTGCCCGTGCTTTGATTGCCAATTCGCCAATTCTGTTGATGGACGAACCTTTCGGAGCTCTGGATAATATTACAAAGGCTGATATTCATTCGGAATTCAAATCGCTGGAAGAACTTAAAAATAAAACGATTATTCTTGTCACGCACGACGTTCAGGAAGCTTTTGAGCTGGGACAAAGAATCTGTTTAATGGATAAGGGAAAAATTATTCAGACTGGAACTCCACAAGAAATATTATATCGTCCCAAGAATGATTTTGTAAAGGATTTTTTTGCCGAAAACAGACTTTTATTGGAGTACAAAGTCGCAAGTTTGAATAATGTCAAATCCTTCATTGATTCAAAGAATTTAATCAATGAATTTCAATTTACAGAAGAAACCAGCGTCTGGAATGCTTTACAGAAATTAAGTTCTGACCATAAAAACACAGATGCTTATGAAATTTTGATTAAGGCATTCAACGACTACCGAAAATTACAAATCGTATGA
- a CDS encoding L-histidine N(alpha)-methyltransferase, translating to MNSQVETEFQTQNDSKETFLADVLEGLNSSPKKLHSKYFYDEAGDRLFQQIMNMSDYYLTNCELDIFKNKTELLTKSILIDDEPFDLIELGAGDAMKSSYLLEHLTKKNIDFTYMPIDISGHILDELSEKFSRDLPELDVITLEGDYFDMLDKAMTISQRRKVVLFLGGNIGNMDMGESYHFCRELRRKLNRGDILLIGFDLKKNPQTILDAYNDEAGITSSFNLNLLIRMNRELEADFDVLNFQHYQTYDPISGACKSYLVSLTEQNVHIGNQIFRFEENELIDMEISQKFSQDDISKLARDAKFHIIDEITDSKNWFVDSIWQVL from the coding sequence ATGAATTCACAGGTGGAAACAGAGTTTCAGACGCAAAACGATTCCAAGGAAACTTTTCTGGCGGACGTTCTGGAAGGCTTGAACAGCAGTCCGAAAAAATTACATTCAAAATATTTTTATGACGAGGCAGGCGACAGGCTTTTTCAACAGATTATGAATATGTCCGACTACTATCTCACCAATTGCGAGCTAGATATTTTTAAAAATAAAACTGAGTTGCTAACAAAAAGTATTTTGATAGATGATGAGCCTTTCGACTTGATAGAATTGGGAGCCGGCGATGCGATGAAATCCAGTTATCTGCTGGAGCATTTGACCAAAAAAAATATCGACTTTACTTATATGCCAATTGATATTTCGGGACATATCTTAGATGAATTAAGTGAAAAATTCAGCAGAGATTTGCCCGAGTTGGATGTCATCACCTTGGAAGGCGATTATTTTGATATGCTTGACAAGGCGATGACCATTTCGCAAAGACGAAAAGTGGTTTTGTTTTTGGGTGGCAACATCGGCAATATGGATATGGGAGAATCTTACCATTTTTGCAGAGAACTGAGAAGAAAACTCAATCGTGGCGACATTCTCCTGATTGGTTTCGATTTGAAGAAAAATCCACAAACCATTCTTGATGCCTACAATGATGAAGCAGGAATCACGTCATCGTTCAATCTTAATCTTCTTATCAGAATGAACCGTGAACTGGAAGCGGATTTCGATGTTTTGAATTTCCAGCATTACCAAACCTACGACCCGATTTCAGGAGCTTGCAAAAGTTATCTTGTGAGTTTGACGGAACAAAATGTACATATCGGAAACCAGATTTTTCGCTTCGAAGAAAATGAATTGATCGATATGGAAATCTCACAAAAATTTTCTCAGGATGACATCAGCAAACTCGCCAGAGATGCAAAATTTCATATCATTGATGAGATTACCGATTCCAAAAACTGGTTTGTAGATTCTATTTGGCAAGTTCTTTAA
- the egtB gene encoding ergothioneine biosynthesis protein EgtB has product MKQNSVLTKSNSITNWAEKYSEIRNHSVKICEPLEIEDYVVQPIVDVSPPKWHLGHTTWFFETFILEPNFPGYQVFDAQYNFVFNSYYETIGARVIRTDRGNLSRPSVSDIYQYRKYVDEQMDAFLQSEYLTEEIKPLLELGLNHEQQHQELLLTDIKYILGHNPLFPAYKSEDISKKEHSETIEMIHFDEGVYEIGFQGEGFSFDNELGRHKVYLNDFKIADRLVSNQEYLEFMEAGGYDDFRYWHAEGWDWVKQNEAKSPLYWHLIDGQWMNYTLNGLQELDLNDAVCHINFYEASAFASWKGMRLPTEAEWEVASNHFEWGSRWEWTNSAYLPYPGFKKEAGAVGEYNGKFMVNQMVLRGASDATPSGHSRNTYRNFFQTGLKWQFTGIRLAQ; this is encoded by the coding sequence ATGAAACAAAATTCCGTTCTTACAAAATCGAATTCCATAACCAATTGGGCAGAAAAATATTCAGAGATTAGAAATCATTCCGTTAAAATCTGCGAGCCTCTGGAAATTGAGGATTATGTGGTTCAGCCAATCGTCGATGTAAGTCCACCGAAATGGCATTTGGGTCACACGACCTGGTTTTTCGAGACTTTCATTTTGGAACCCAATTTTCCCGGTTATCAGGTTTTTGATGCTCAGTATAACTTTGTTTTCAACAGTTATTATGAAACAATTGGCGCAAGAGTTATCCGTACCGACAGAGGAAATTTGAGCCGTCCTTCCGTTTCTGACATTTATCAATACAGAAAATATGTTGATGAGCAAATGGATGCATTCCTCCAAAGCGAATATTTAACGGAAGAAATCAAACCTTTACTCGAACTTGGTCTCAATCACGAGCAGCAACATCAGGAATTGTTGTTAACAGATATCAAATATATATTAGGTCACAATCCGCTTTTTCCGGCGTATAAAAGTGAAGATATTTCGAAGAAAGAACATTCTGAAACTATCGAAATGATTCACTTTGATGAAGGAGTTTATGAAATCGGTTTTCAAGGAGAAGGATTCAGTTTTGATAATGAACTGGGAAGACATAAAGTGTATCTTAATGATTTTAAAATTGCTGACCGTTTAGTTTCAAACCAGGAATATTTAGAATTTATGGAAGCTGGAGGCTACGATGATTTCAGATATTGGCACGCCGAAGGCTGGGATTGGGTGAAACAGAATGAAGCTAAATCTCCTCTGTACTGGCATTTGATTGACGGGCAATGGATGAATTATACTTTAAATGGACTTCAGGAATTAGATTTAAATGATGCCGTTTGTCACATCAACTTTTATGAAGCTTCAGCCTTCGCCTCCTGGAAGGGAATGCGTCTGCCAACCGAAGCTGAGTGGGAAGTTGCCTCCAATCATTTTGAGTGGGGAAGCCGTTGGGAGTGGACGAACTCTGCCTATCTGCCTTACCCAGGATTTAAAAAAGAAGCCGGCGCAGTAGGAGAGTACAATGGCAAATTTATGGTCAATCAAATGGTTTTGCGTGGCGCTTCAGATGCAACGCCAAGCGGACACAGCAGAAATACATACCGCAACTTCTTTCAGACCGGCTTAAAGTGGCAGTTTACCGGAATCAGACTTGCTCAATAA
- a CDS encoding retropepsin-like aspartic protease: protein MKTSVFTFSIFLVFISLSLRTSAQIPFEINSNGHIIIKAKINDVEGKFILDTGAGLNAVFTKFSNKIKNEKTPNFFVGHRATGEELNVDLYNAKSMVVNNQKFNDQQYTIVDLEFGDIDGMISLQPFRNTPITIDYNQKKILFNKSTKGEKSIEIQVADYAGKAIDIFTYIDLNDTVKIQTLLDSGAGKNSFWFSSKLMEVMALNKADFKSVPIKSDFKKENNYYIGKLSKINTTNKQRKVENLNVAFVDGLIYEGKTSIDWLGSVLTIDIAKKKIFIVD, encoded by the coding sequence ATGAAAACATCAGTATTTACCTTTAGCATTTTTCTTGTATTTATATCATTATCTTTAAGAACGAGCGCACAAATTCCATTCGAGATCAATAGTAATGGGCACATTATTATCAAGGCAAAAATTAACGATGTGGAAGGAAAATTCATTCTTGATACAGGAGCAGGCCTCAATGCTGTATTCACAAAATTCTCCAATAAAATCAAGAATGAAAAGACCCCTAATTTTTTTGTAGGACACAGGGCAACTGGTGAAGAATTGAATGTTGACCTCTACAACGCAAAAAGTATGGTAGTCAACAATCAAAAATTTAATGATCAGCAATACACGATTGTAGATTTGGAATTTGGAGATATTGATGGGATGATCTCACTGCAACCGTTCAGAAATACACCTATTACGATCGACTATAACCAAAAAAAAATCCTTTTCAACAAATCTACTAAAGGGGAAAAAAGCATTGAGATCCAAGTAGCAGATTATGCAGGGAAAGCTATCGATATCTTTACCTACATTGACTTGAATGACACTGTGAAGATCCAAACATTGCTAGACAGCGGTGCTGGAAAAAATTCCTTTTGGTTCAGTTCTAAGCTGATGGAAGTTATGGCTTTGAACAAAGCAGATTTTAAATCAGTTCCTATTAAAAGCGATTTCAAGAAGGAAAACAATTATTACATCGGAAAACTATCAAAAATAAATACAACAAATAAACAACGTAAGGTGGAAAATTTGAACGTCGCCTTCGTAGATGGATTGATCTATGAAGGTAAGACAAGCATAGATTGGCTGGGTTCAGTTTTGACCATTGATATTGCCAAGAAGAAAATATTCATCGTAGATTAA
- a CDS encoding ABC transporter permease/substrate-binding protein produces MTQQSLWQFVIEQHEKLLTQVIQHLGLTFLSLILAIIVGLPLGILIARKRKLSNPILGFAGILQTIPSIALLGFMIPTFGIGATPAIVALLIYALLPIIRNTFTGITGVNPTVIEAAKAMGMNRKQMLFKVELPLAMPVIIAGIRTAAVINVGVATLASFVAAGGLGEFIFGGISLNNSNMILAGAIPAALLAILLDQTIAVLQKSGYQFLKKLKYIIPAVLLVFGVVYLINSVSDKNKLKAGFTPEFMGRQDGDLGLRSVYGLNVNPKVVNDAVMYKAAYENELDLISGYSTDGRIKAFDLYVLKDDKKIFPPYFAAPIIKTKTLEKFPELEKTLNLVAGKFNDSIMTDLNYRSDYLNQTPEKIAKDFLMKNKLYRPSRNGNSGTVRIGSKIFGEQYILTEMYKLLIEGYTNYKVETKTGLGGTKICFDALMNDAIDFYPEYTGTGLLVLLKPSPKSIQNVSQSADKTYKFVDSEFRKQYGIQWLEPLGFNNSYALMMRKKQAEELTVKSISDLKKYLDSK; encoded by the coding sequence ATGACGCAGCAAAGTCTTTGGCAGTTCGTCATCGAGCAGCACGAAAAGTTACTGACTCAGGTTATACAGCACTTGGGCTTGACTTTTCTGTCTTTAATTTTAGCAATTATCGTCGGTTTACCACTGGGAATTTTGATTGCCCGAAAAAGAAAATTATCAAATCCTATTCTTGGTTTTGCCGGGATTTTACAGACCATTCCAAGTATCGCTTTATTAGGTTTTATGATTCCAACATTTGGAATCGGCGCAACTCCGGCCATCGTTGCTTTGTTGATTTACGCCCTTTTACCGATTATCAGAAATACTTTCACCGGAATTACAGGAGTTAATCCAACAGTCATCGAAGCGGCAAAAGCTATGGGAATGAACCGGAAACAAATGCTTTTCAAAGTTGAACTTCCATTGGCAATGCCTGTAATTATTGCAGGAATTCGCACCGCTGCAGTTATCAATGTTGGTGTGGCGACCCTGGCTTCATTTGTTGCAGCTGGTGGTCTGGGTGAATTTATCTTCGGTGGAATTTCTTTAAACAACAGCAATATGATTTTGGCAGGTGCCATTCCTGCAGCACTATTGGCGATTTTGCTCGACCAGACGATTGCTGTTCTGCAGAAATCCGGCTATCAGTTTTTAAAGAAATTAAAATACATTATTCCTGCAGTTTTACTGGTATTTGGAGTTGTTTATTTAATAAATTCCGTCTCAGATAAAAATAAGTTAAAAGCAGGCTTTACACCAGAATTTATGGGAAGACAGGACGGAGATTTAGGTTTGCGTTCCGTGTATGGTTTGAATGTCAATCCTAAAGTTGTGAATGATGCCGTGATGTACAAAGCCGCTTACGAAAATGAGTTGGATTTAATCAGCGGATATTCTACAGACGGCAGAATCAAAGCATTCGATTTGTATGTTTTGAAGGATGATAAAAAGATTTTTCCACCCTATTTTGCGGCACCGATAATCAAGACGAAAACTTTGGAGAAATTTCCTGAACTGGAAAAAACTTTGAACTTAGTTGCAGGAAAATTCAACGATTCAATAATGACCGATTTGAATTACCGTTCAGATTATCTTAACCAAACGCCTGAAAAAATTGCCAAGGATTTTTTAATGAAAAATAAACTGTACAGACCTTCCAGAAACGGAAATTCGGGAACAGTTCGAATCGGTTCAAAGATTTTCGGCGAGCAGTACATTCTGACAGAAATGTATAAATTACTGATTGAAGGCTACACTAATTATAAAGTGGAAACCAAAACCGGATTGGGCGGAACGAAAATCTGTTTCGATGCTCTGATGAACGATGCCATCGATTTTTACCCTGAATATACAGGAACGGGACTTTTAGTTTTATTAAAACCATCACCAAAATCCATCCAAAACGTTTCGCAAAGTGCCGATAAAACGTATAAATTTGTAGATTCAGAATTCAGGAAACAATACGGAATTCAATGGTTGGAACCGCTTGGTTTTAATAATTCTTATGCCCTGATGATGCGGAAAAAACAGGCAGAGGAATTGACAGTAAAAAGCATTTCTGACCTTAAAAAATACCTGGATTCAAAATAG